The genomic segment AGGGTTTATACAGAACGAATTGCACACGATTTCACATATGCTTTGTGGTAATTCGGACTTAGAAAGTGTTAAGATTGCAAGGTGTTCCATATACGCTTGCtttgatatttatggaTATATTTCTACGATAATTGGCAATTCACTAAGTGCATCGATGACCAATGAACAAGCTATTGACATCACTAGCTACCTTACCGAGGAGCATGTTATCTATATCAACAAAGCTGTGGTCCGAATAACTACTATCTGTACTGAAAAGACATGGGTTGATCCGGACTTTATTAGTTCAATGTGGTTTAACCATACAGTATCTCACTACATTAATATGTGGATGACCTTGATTGATATAACTTCACATGTTATTGATGATAACCCTAAGTTTGTCACCAACTGCTTCAATGTAATAGATACTGACATAAAGATATATCTAGAATTTTGGTCATTAAGTCAACCTGCCATTTTGCATGCGGTAATAAAGATTTTGTTCATACTTTTAAATCATTGTAACGATAGACTAGAAGCATTAAACACAAAACTTATCAATGGCATGAATGAAAAtatgatgaaaattattgctattataatattttactcAAAAACGATAGGGAATATGATGACAACagtatgtaaatatatcaatgacaatattttatttcatgGCTACCTTGCCATCCCAGTTACACATCTATTAATTAAAACGGTCAAAATGTCTAGAAGCAGTAATTGTTCCGAATTTGATAGCATTGATAATCTCAAATTGttcaatatttgttttttggcgcttgaaaatttgctaaCCATATACCTATTCAATTTCAACTACCACAACGATACGAGCAGGCTAATAAACGATTTTAGacacatatatatgattttaaTTGAAGAATCAGGCGGAGAATCTCACTTTCAAATCTTCATGCTGAGGTTATTTctcaataaaattttggaagAGAATAACTTATTGGTACTTGATTCTAATATAATTGGGATAGTGTGTGAAATTATTGAGAGTATTACGAGTAACAAAGTACCAATTGACAGAATGAACAGCAACTTTTTCCCTGACCTAAGCTCTGAACATACTGGAAAGTTGCAAAGTAACATAATTAACTACTTAACCTTTCCCTGCGACCTTTTTACCCTATTGATAATTTCTCTTCTTAAAAACAGTTTCTATTGTAACTGTCTGATCACTCTTTTGTTTGCCTGGAGTAAATCATGTTCTCCTCTACATATGCTTCTAAGCGAAGTTATTTGGCGTTCTTTGGGCGAATTTTACTCAAGGAATTACAACGATAGCAGCTACATTATTATACTAGATGCCCTACTCATTCTATGCCTTGAAAGTGACGCTGAGACATATTTTAACATAGAGTCAGAGCTTGAAAAGTTCATATCCCTTCAGTTAGTGCTTCCTCCTTCTCAACAACATTTATTTGCCTGTCTCAAGCAGTTTTTGTCTAGTTTTGACATCAGACACCCAGTCGCTGATCTCTTGCTCCGAGACGTAATAATGCCTTATATGAATTCCATTCGCCAGTCACTTAGGCCTATCATTTCCGACCAtgtatatgataatatagGTATTGATAAAGAAGAAATTTGCCACCATAAACAGcataaatcaatttttcatatttctTTTATTTCCTCTAATGCAGATAATGATGGATGTATGAGTGAAATGGATAGATTTTTGATTAATAAAACAAACCACTTGAGTAATCATGCAATAAAGTATGGCCCTTCGTTTACACTTTTTTTGAATCTTTACCGTTCGATACCAAACGGTTGGTTTCAGGCCATACTTCTTAATATTGATCAAAGTGACAGTGATCTGGACAATTTGGAAGGAACTATCTCTAGTTATGTTGATTCGTTAGACAATGGATCAACTATAGGTACAAGAAAATACATTGCGTGTATCGCCAAAACGGTTAATGCATTATTTGTGACAATAGCTGACTACATAAAAACTCTCTATCAAAATGGTAATTACCAGAAGACTATCGTACTTTTGTGTTTGTGTAATCAATTACTCTTGGCACAGAGCGAGATatatccaaaaatattcatCTTTGATACGAAGCAGCTTATATTCTACTTTGCTATATTGGGGTAATCAAGACTTAACATAGCTCAGAAGAATGTTTTTTAAGCaatataaatttcaaattatacCCTAGTTTGCTTTCATCCAGCTTGATTGCTCTGACACGTATAATCAACACTTTGGATATAAAGGATACATTTCCCCTAACCCATGTTCAGGAATGCATagttgaaatatttttttctaGCATCGGAACTTTTGTG from the Babesia microti strain RI chromosome I, complete genome genome contains:
- a CDS encoding hypothetical protein (overlaps_old_locusTagID:BBM_I02340;~overlaps_old_locusTagID:BBM_I02345), yielding MLENEKQIHISSVVLEYQELVNSLFGPYIGHSCTNETKGYKSKPDSSILNIIRKCTTQPIIQLLAEYLKKNSQLTGNFTGFLTIIFYPHIIQFLKAFNSRLTILINKDNYIHTHKSLVFYKCYEKLKLMPIEPLELTNDVIDFLESILGFIQNELHTISHMLCGNSDLESVKIARCSIYACFDIYGYISTIIGNSLSASMTNEQAIDITSYLTEEHVIYINKAVVRITTICTEKTWVDPDFISSMWFNHTVSHYINMWMTLIDITSHVIDDNPKFVTNCFNVIDTDIKIYLEFWSLSQPAILHAVIKILFILLNHCNDRLEALNTKLINGMNENMMKIIAIIIFYSKTIGNMMTTVCKYINDNILFHGYLAIPVTHLLIKTVKMSRSSNCSEFDSIDNLKLFNICFLALENLLTIYLFNFNYHNDTSRLINDFRHIYMILIEESGGESHFQIFMLRLFLNKILEENNLLVLDSNIIGIVCEIIESITSNKVPIDRMNSNFFPDLSSEHTGKLQSNIINYLTFPCDLFTLLIISLLKNSFYCNCLITLLFAWSKSCSPLHMLLSEVIWRSLGEFYSRNYNDSSYIIILDALLILCLESDAETYFNIESELEKFISLQLVLPPSQQHLFACLKQFLSSFDIRHPVADLLLRDVIMPYMNSIRQSLRPIISDHVYDNIGIDKEEICHHKQHKSIFHISFISSNADNDGCMSEMDRFLINKTNHLSNHAIKYGPSFTLFLNLYRSIPNGWFQAILLNIDQSDSDLDNLEGTISSYVDSLDNGSTIGTRKYIACIAKTVNALFVTIADYIKTLYQNGNYQKTIVLLCLCNQLLLAQSEIYPKIFIFDTKQLIFYFAILGSEECFLSNINFKLYPSLLSSSLIALTRIINTLDIKDTFPLTHVQECIVEIFFSSIGTFVNVYPGILEDFYLILSFRDTPLIMVIIKHIEKAALSIYEIMNPGYRAVALYGLLKFWIENIEKSQFKSKTMEYILSEYIRNSYTGDIRSANELFMEYTNRVDVCGNLLGKYGQGDKKHKMERLLSASEDCLDNMMDVGEFDLTQLPKLKCLINEALYIVQNYRRYLHNIE